The Euphorbia lathyris chromosome 8, ddEupLath1.1, whole genome shotgun sequence genome has a window encoding:
- the LOC136203327 gene encoding histone-lysine N-methyltransferase, H3 lysine-9 specific SUVH4-like produces the protein MEKTNAKKSPAVSSSRTRLGARLQANKQRAEKEELVRKRLMLLDDNDDGRAKKRNSVSGRTVNEDVESVEEKKNPDETLTGDEIAIANSGSRGGNEVMKSASARAKETLRLFNKHYLHFVQKEEMRCAKKAKSKRGKSEVAKKKFRRPDLKAISRIIQSNSVMYPEKRIGDLPGINVGHQFYSRAEMVAIGFHSHLLNGIDFMNDSYKNQYPNHTLPLAVAIVLSGMYEDDKDNADEVIYTGQGGQDLTGNKSQIEDQVMKLGNLALKNCVDQSVAVRVIRGHKSAISYTKKVYTYDGLYNVARYWTEKGISGYTVFKFRLRRVEGQPELTTNQVQFINGRVPQSLSEIRGLVCEDISFGEEKFPIPATNLVDDPPVAPPPGFTYCKSLQIAENIKLPVSANGCKCKGDCVNPRKCSCAKLNGSDFPYVLKDGGRLIEAKGIVFECGPNCGCGPDCVNRTSQREMKFRLEVFRTPKKGWAVRSWDFIPSGSPICEYLGVLMRINDVDNVVENNYIFEIDCLQTMKGIGGRERRIGNVNIDGGDDSGSENAPEFCIDAGTMGNIARFINHSCEPNLFVQCVLSSHRDLGLARVMLFAADNIPPLQELTYDYGYILNSVHGSDGKIKEMTCFCGAANCKKRLF, from the coding sequence ATGGAGAAGACGAACGCGAAGAAGAGCCCAGCTGTTTCATCTTCTAGAACGAGGCTAGGTGCGAGGTTACAGGCGAATAAGCAGAGAGCTGAGAAGGAGGAATTAGTCAGGAAGAGACTCATGTTGTTAGATGATAACGATGACGGCCGGGCTAAGAAGAGAAATAGCGTCAGCGGAAGAACAGTGAATGAAGATGTTGAATCGGTGGAGGAAAAGAAGAATCCAGATGAAACTTTGACTGGAGATGAAATCGCGATCGCAAATTCCGGCAGCCGTGGCGGAAATGAAGTGATGAAGAGCGCGTCTGCTAGGGCTAAGGAGACTTTGAGATTGTTTAACAAACACTACTTGCATTTTGTGCAGAAAGAGGAGATGAGATGCGCAAAGAAAGCAAAATCAAAGAGAGGGAAATCTGAAGTTGCTAAGAAAAAATTTAGGCGTCCTGATTTAAAGGCAATTTCGAGGATAATCCAGTCGAATTCGGTAATGTACCCGGAGAAAAGAATCGGAGATCTTCCAGGCATCAACGTCGGACACCAATTCTATTCCAGAGCTGAAATGGTAGCTATTGGGTTCCATAGCCATTTGCTAAATGGAATTGATTTCATGAATGATTCCTATAAAAATCAGTATCCAAATCATACATTACCTCTTGCTGTAGCTATTGTTTTATCAGGAATGTACGAAGATGATAAAGATAATGCCGATGAAGTTATTTACACCGGTCAAGGCGGCCAAGATTTGACTGGAAACAAAAGTCAGATTGAAGATCAAGTAATGAAACTTGGTAATTTGGCACTCAAAAATTGTGTAGATCAATCTGTTGCTGTTCGTGTGATTCGTGGACACAAATCCGCGATCAGCTATACGAAAAAAGTCTATACATATGATGGATTGTATAATGTGGCTCGGTATTGGACTGAAAAGGGGATTTCAGGGTACACTGTGTTTAAGTTTCGCCTGAGACGAGTTGAAGGACAGCCGGAATTAACAACAAATCAGGTCCAATTTATTAACGGACGAGTTCCTCAATCTCTTTCGGAGATTAGGGGTTTGGTGTGTGAAGATATCAGTTTCGGCGAAGAGAAATTCCCGATTCCGGCTACTAATTTGGTTGATGATCCGCCTGTTGCTCCGCCACCGGGGTTTACTTACTGTAAATCTCTTCAAATTGCAGAGAATATTAAGCTCCCTGTTTCTGCAAATGGATGCAAGTGCAAAGGTGATTGTGTAAATCCTCGTAAATGTTCTTGCGCAAAGCTTAACGGATCTGATTTTCCATATGTGCTTAAGGACGGTGGACGGCTAATTGAGGCGAAAGGTATCGTGTTTGAATGCGGTCCGAATTGTGGATGTGGGCCGGATTGTGTAAACCGAACATCTCAGAGAGAAATGAAGTTTCGTTTGGAGGTTTTTCGCACTCCGAAGAAGGGTTGGGCGGTAAGATCGTGGGACTTTATACCATCCGGTTCTCCGATTTGCGAGTATCTTGGGGTTTTAATGAGAATAAATGATGTGGACAATGTAGTTGAAAATAATTACATTTTCGAGATTGATTGCTTGCAAACAATGAAGGGAATCGGTGGAAGGGAGAGGCGAATCGGAAATGTAAACATTGATGGAGGAGATGATTCGGGTTCCGAAAATGCACCTGAATTCTGCATTGATGCGGGTACAATGGGGAATATTGCGAGGTTCATTAATCATAGTTGTGAGcctaatttgtttgttcaatgtgttttgAGCTCGCATCGGGATCTTGGACTTGCTCGAGTAATGTTGTTTGCGGCGGACAATATACCTCCGTTGCAAGAGCTTACATACGACTATGGCTATATTCTCAACAGTGTTCATGGTTCGGACGGGAAAATTAAAGAGATGACATGCTTCTGTGGTGCGGCGAATTGTAAAAAGCGCTTGTTCTAG